The Fictibacillus arsenicus genome contains a region encoding:
- the xerC gene encoding tyrosine recombinase XerC — protein sequence MESERQLVVDFLNYLMIEKNSSPFTIEHYEKDINDFTSFLKQQAIEGFAAVSYVLVRHYLVTLHEKKYARNTVARKISSMRSFYRFLNREKIVEENPFAMASLPKKAKMLPQFLYEKELEKLFNVSDISTPIGQRNQAILELLYGTGIRVSECCKLQLKDLDLFVEAALVKGKGKKERYVPIGSFAKEALERYISDGRKLLLEKTENRSDSLFLNYKGEPLSARSVRNILNKIIEESSLNIHISPHVLRHTFATHMLNEGADLRAVQELLGHSQLSSTQVYTHVTKDHLKKIYNNAHPRA from the coding sequence ATGGAATCAGAACGCCAGCTCGTGGTGGATTTTCTTAATTACTTGATGATTGAGAAGAACAGTTCACCATTTACGATCGAACACTATGAAAAAGATATTAATGATTTTACTTCTTTTTTGAAACAGCAAGCAATCGAAGGATTCGCTGCTGTTTCTTATGTTTTAGTTAGACATTATCTCGTGACGCTTCATGAAAAGAAGTATGCGAGAAATACTGTTGCTAGAAAGATATCTTCCATGAGAAGTTTTTACCGTTTCTTGAATCGGGAAAAAATCGTGGAAGAAAACCCTTTTGCAATGGCCTCTCTGCCTAAAAAAGCAAAAATGCTTCCTCAATTTCTTTATGAAAAAGAGTTGGAGAAGCTTTTTAACGTGTCTGACATCAGCACGCCAATCGGACAAAGAAATCAGGCCATTCTCGAATTGCTTTATGGCACGGGTATTCGTGTAAGCGAATGCTGCAAACTGCAGCTGAAAGATCTTGACCTATTCGTAGAAGCTGCATTAGTTAAGGGAAAAGGGAAAAAGGAAAGATATGTTCCTATCGGTTCTTTTGCCAAGGAAGCATTAGAAAGATATATCAGCGATGGCCGTAAACTTTTACTTGAAAAAACAGAAAATAGGTCAGATTCCCTGTTTTTAAATTATAAAGGGGAACCTTTAAGTGCGAGAAGCGTAAGAAACATATTGAATAAAATCATTGAAGAATCGTCGCTCAATATACATATCAGTCCACACGTATTAAGGCATACTTTCGCGACACACATGCTCAATGAAGGTGCAGACTTAAGAGCAGTTCAGGAACTGCTGGGACACTCACAGCTATCATCTACACAAGTCTACACACACGTAACGAAAGACCATTTGAAAAAAATCTATAATAATGCGCATCCTCGAGCATAA
- the hslV gene encoding ATP-dependent protease subunit HslV, which produces MSTFHATTIFAIQHNGEAAMTGDGQVTFGNAVVMKHTAKKVRKLYGGKVLAGFAGSVADAFTLYEKFESKLEEYSGNLQRASVEMAKEWRTDQVLRKLEALLIVMNTEHMLLISGTGEVIEPDDGILAIGSGGNYALAAGRALKNNAPQLSAKEIALASLQTAGEICVYTNTEIVLEEL; this is translated from the coding sequence ATGTCAACTTTTCATGCAACCACAATCTTTGCTATTCAGCACAATGGGGAAGCTGCAATGACTGGAGATGGCCAGGTAACTTTCGGCAATGCAGTCGTAATGAAACATACTGCCAAAAAGGTGAGAAAGCTGTATGGCGGGAAAGTACTTGCTGGTTTTGCCGGTTCTGTAGCAGATGCTTTTACACTTTATGAAAAATTTGAAAGTAAACTTGAAGAATACAGCGGCAACTTACAGCGTGCATCTGTTGAAATGGCAAAAGAATGGCGTACTGATCAAGTTTTAAGAAAACTCGAAGCCTTGCTGATCGTTATGAACACTGAGCATATGCTGCTTATTTCAGGAACAGGTGAAGTAATTGAACCTGATGACGGCATTCTAGCTATTGGCTCAGGCGGAAATTATGCTCTTGCAGCAGGAAGAGCATTGAAAAATAATGCTCCTCAGCTTTCTGCTAAAGAAATAGCGCTCGCTTCATTGCAAACAGCCGGTGAGATTTGTGTCTACACAAATACGGAGATCGTATTAGAAGAACTGTAA
- the hslU gene encoding HslU--HslV peptidase ATPase subunit: MNSQLTPRQIVEKLDQYIIGQKDAKKAVAVALRNRYRRSLLDDKLRDEVSPKNILMIGPTGVGKTEIARRLAKLAQAPFIKIEATKFTEVGYVGRDVDSMVRDLVETSVRLVKELKMNEVKDKAEQNANKRLVELLVPGKKTETNYKNPLEMFFGGGNQNQEQSAQQDDEGNLKQKRNQMAQKLALGEMEDHLVTVEVDEQTPSMLDMFQGSGLEQVGMNMQDMLGGIMPKKKKKRKLTVREARKVLTQDEAAKLIDMDDVTSEAVYKTEQTGIIFIDEIDKIAGKNQNSADVSREGVQRDILPIVEGSTVMTKYGSIKTDHILFIAAGAFHMAKPSDLIPELQGRFPIRVELNSLSVEDFTRILIEPDNAIVKQYKALLSTEGINVEFSDDAIAKIASIAFEVNQDTENIGARRLHTILERLLEDLSFEAPDISLDQITITPEYVEEKLANIAKNKDLSQYIL; encoded by the coding sequence TTGAACAGTCAACTAACTCCAAGGCAGATCGTTGAAAAACTCGATCAATACATTATTGGACAAAAAGATGCTAAAAAAGCAGTGGCGGTGGCTCTCAGAAACCGTTACAGAAGAAGCCTGCTGGATGATAAACTTCGCGATGAGGTTTCTCCAAAAAATATTTTGATGATCGGTCCGACTGGTGTCGGTAAAACTGAAATTGCAAGAAGGCTTGCCAAACTTGCTCAAGCCCCTTTTATTAAAATAGAAGCTACGAAATTTACTGAGGTCGGCTATGTAGGACGTGATGTCGATTCCATGGTTCGTGACTTGGTCGAAACATCTGTGAGGCTTGTGAAAGAGCTGAAAATGAATGAAGTCAAAGACAAGGCAGAGCAGAATGCTAATAAGCGTTTAGTCGAACTTCTCGTACCTGGTAAAAAAACAGAAACAAACTATAAGAATCCTCTTGAAATGTTTTTTGGCGGAGGGAATCAGAACCAGGAACAGTCAGCACAGCAGGATGACGAAGGGAACCTAAAGCAAAAACGAAATCAGATGGCTCAAAAATTAGCTCTAGGAGAAATGGAAGATCATCTTGTAACAGTGGAAGTAGATGAGCAAACCCCCTCAATGCTTGATATGTTTCAGGGCTCTGGCCTTGAACAGGTTGGAATGAATATGCAAGACATGCTGGGCGGAATTATGCCTAAGAAAAAGAAAAAAAGAAAACTTACAGTTCGTGAAGCGAGAAAAGTTCTGACACAGGACGAAGCAGCAAAATTAATCGATATGGATGACGTAACGAGTGAAGCTGTTTATAAGACAGAACAAACAGGTATTATATTTATAGATGAGATTGATAAGATTGCCGGAAAGAATCAAAATTCTGCAGATGTCAGCAGAGAAGGTGTTCAAAGGGATATACTTCCGATCGTAGAAGGATCCACTGTAATGACGAAATATGGTTCAATTAAGACTGATCATATTCTTTTTATTGCAGCAGGAGCTTTTCACATGGCAAAACCTTCAGATCTCATTCCTGAGCTTCAAGGAAGATTCCCAATCCGGGTAGAATTAAATAGCTTGTCTGTTGAAGATTTTACACGTATATTAATAGAGCCTGATAATGCGATTGTAAAACAGTACAAAGCTCTATTAAGTACAGAAGGTATAAATGTTGAATTTTCTGACGATGCTATTGCTAAGATTGCAAGTATCGCATTTGAAGTCAATCAAGACACCGAAAATATAGGTGCAAGAAGGCTTCATACCATATTGGAGCGCTTACTCGAAGACTTGTCTTTTGAAGCGCCTGATATCAGTTTAGATCAAATTACCATTACACCCGAGTATGTAGAAGAAAAACTGGCTAATATCGCAAAGAATAAGGATTTAAGCCAATATATTTTATAG
- the codY gene encoding GTP-sensing pleiotropic transcriptional regulator CodY encodes MNLLNKARSINSMLQQTGGKQVNFKEMAETLSSVIGANIFVVSRRGKLLGTALKQDIENERMKKMIQDRQFPTDYTKNLFNITESMANIDVESDYTAFPVENKDLFSTGLTTVVPIVGGGERLGTLILSRLSTSFEEDDLVLAEYGATVVGMEILREKAEEIEEEARNKAVVQMAISSLSYSELEAIEHIFEELEGNEGLLVASKIADRVGITRSVIVNALRKLESAGVIESRSLGMKGTYIKVLNDKFLLELEKLKTS; translated from the coding sequence ATGAATTTATTAAACAAAGCAAGAAGTATTAACTCAATGTTACAGCAAACAGGTGGAAAACAAGTAAACTTTAAAGAAATGGCTGAAACACTTAGCTCAGTAATCGGTGCTAATATTTTCGTAGTCAGCCGCAGAGGAAAATTATTAGGAACTGCTCTTAAACAAGATATTGAAAATGAGCGTATGAAAAAGATGATCCAAGATCGTCAATTTCCTACTGATTACACGAAGAACCTTTTCAACATTACAGAATCAATGGCAAATATCGATGTTGAGAGTGATTACACTGCTTTCCCTGTTGAGAACAAAGATTTATTCTCGACAGGTTTAACAACGGTCGTACCTATCGTCGGCGGCGGGGAAAGACTTGGAACTCTAATCCTCTCCAGACTGTCAACGTCGTTTGAAGAAGATGATCTAGTATTAGCAGAGTATGGTGCTACAGTAGTTGGAATGGAGATCCTTCGCGAGAAAGCGGAAGAGATTGAAGAAGAAGCTAGAAATAAAGCTGTAGTTCAAATGGCGATCAGTTCATTATCATATAGTGAGCTTGAAGCGATTGAACATATCTTTGAAGAATTAGAAGGTAATGAAGGCCTGCTTGTAGCGAGTAAAATTGCTGACCGTGTAGGTATTACAAGATCAGTAATCGTAAATGCTCTTCGCAAGCTGGAGAGTGCTGGAGTTATCGAATCTCGTTCACTTGGAATGAAGGGAACGTACATCAAAGTATTAAATGATAAGTTCTTGCTTGAACTTGAGAAATTAAAAACTTCTTAA
- the flgB gene encoding flagellar basal body rod protein FlgB, giving the protein MNLFSSPVMKNLEMALDGSALKQKTISNNLANVDTPGYKAKETVFKQEFERSLNAYRTNQQHFAFSTDRPSSFYVKEQGGTTMNHNGNNVDVDKEMAELAKNQLYYQTLVQRINGKFNSIKMVVKGGR; this is encoded by the coding sequence ATCAACTTGTTCTCTAGCCCTGTCATGAAAAACTTGGAAATGGCATTAGATGGATCAGCGTTAAAACAGAAAACCATTTCAAATAATTTGGCTAATGTGGACACTCCTGGATATAAAGCGAAAGAAACCGTTTTTAAACAGGAATTTGAAAGAAGCTTAAATGCATACCGTACAAATCAGCAGCATTTTGCTTTCAGTACGGATAGACCATCTTCTTTTTATGTAAAAGAACAAGGCGGTACAACTATGAACCACAATGGAAATAATGTGGATGTTGACAAAGAGATGGCTGAACTGGCAAAGAATCAATTGTATTATCAGACACTTGTACAGCGAATAAACGGAAAATTCAATTCAATTAAGATGGTTGTTAAAGGCGGGAGATAA
- the flgC gene encoding flagellar basal body rod protein FlgC, with the protein MGMFDALNFSASGLTAQRLRMDVASSNMANVDSTRGRLLENGEWEPYRRKMVVLGSGESSFKSMFNKAVNQNGNLNGVKVSEIKNDETPFKSVYQPDHPDAGEDGFVQLPNVDPLKEMVDLMSATRSYEANVTALNAAKGMYLKALEIGR; encoded by the coding sequence ATGGGAATGTTTGATGCACTAAATTTTTCTGCATCTGGTTTAACAGCGCAGCGATTGAGAATGGATGTTGCGTCTTCCAACATGGCAAATGTTGATTCGACACGAGGCAGGTTGTTAGAAAATGGCGAGTGGGAACCATATAGACGAAAAATGGTAGTGCTGGGTTCAGGAGAGTCCAGTTTTAAAAGCATGTTTAATAAAGCAGTAAATCAGAATGGGAATCTTAATGGTGTTAAAGTAAGTGAAATTAAAAATGATGAGACACCTTTTAAATCTGTCTATCAGCCAGATCATCCGGATGCAGGGGAAGATGGTTTTGTACAGCTTCCAAATGTGGATCCTTTAAAAGAGATGGTTGATTTAATGAGTGCGACACGTTCATACGAAGCAAATGTAACAGCATTGAATGCAGCAAAGGGAATGTATTTAAAAGCCCTTGAAATCGGCCGTTAG
- the fliE gene encoding flagellar hook-basal body complex protein FliE, with translation MDKISLGTIQSMNSISPSAKTTPFEAQESFKNYLQGALENVNETQAQSNAATQALMNGNMDNLHQVMITAEKASVTLQTTLEIRNKVVEAYQEIMRMQV, from the coding sequence ATGGATAAAATTTCTTTAGGAACGATTCAAAGCATGAACAGCATATCTCCATCTGCAAAAACGACACCTTTTGAAGCTCAAGAAAGCTTTAAAAATTATCTGCAAGGTGCACTGGAGAATGTGAATGAGACACAAGCACAGTCTAACGCAGCTACACAAGCGTTGATGAATGGCAACATGGATAATCTTCATCAAGTCATGATTACGGCAGAAAAAGCGAGTGTAACATTGCAGACCACTCTTGAAATTCGCAATAAAGTGGTTGAAGCATACCAAGAAATCATGAGGATGCAAGTTTAA
- the fliF gene encoding flagellar basal-body MS-ring/collar protein FliF: MKEKWKQVTKQITERFKSRSNTQKGLILGGIFIFIAGFIFLTVMMSSPNLVPLYTNLSPQEAGQIQENLNSKGIANEVQDGGKTILVPQEQVNNLQVQLAAEGLPKSGNIDFSYFGEKSGFGITDKEFGVLEREATQTEIANLIKSINGVDDASVMITLPESSVWVNQEEEKASASVVLSLGAGARLDEEQVKALYHLVSKSVADLPMENIVITDQYFNYYDLNSVNSTSSASKYEEQRKIKQDVERDLQRRVQQMLATIMGQGKVVATVTTDIDFTEEKREETLIEPFDKENMKGIEISVERIRETFTGEGAAAGGVSGTGDQEVPTYPGSAGGSNGDYEKVEERINNEVNKIRKEIVESPYQIRDLGIQVMVEPPNPEQPDSLPQERLDDIEQILSAIVRTSISKDINSELTEEQIQQKIFVSAQPFNGKQDMETAKAGIPLWIYITGGILLIVIILLIFLLTRKRRAEQDKGTIEEYEMEEQQTYYVPDVNKEQGSEGTVRKEQLERMAKEKPEEFAKLVRTWLSEE; the protein is encoded by the coding sequence ATGAAAGAAAAATGGAAACAAGTCACCAAGCAAATCACTGAACGTTTCAAATCGCGTTCTAATACACAAAAAGGACTAATTCTTGGCGGGATATTCATTTTTATAGCAGGCTTTATTTTTCTGACCGTGATGATGTCCAGTCCGAATCTTGTACCTTTATATACGAATCTTTCTCCGCAAGAAGCTGGGCAGATCCAAGAAAACTTAAACAGTAAAGGGATTGCCAATGAAGTTCAGGATGGCGGGAAAACAATACTGGTTCCACAAGAGCAGGTTAATAATCTTCAGGTACAGCTTGCTGCTGAAGGGCTCCCTAAAAGCGGAAATATAGATTTTTCATACTTTGGAGAAAAATCGGGTTTTGGAATTACAGATAAAGAATTCGGAGTGCTTGAAAGAGAAGCAACACAAACGGAAATTGCCAACTTAATTAAGAGTATTAATGGAGTAGATGACGCAAGTGTAATGATTACACTTCCAGAGAGCAGTGTCTGGGTCAATCAGGAAGAAGAGAAAGCATCTGCATCTGTAGTTCTTTCGTTAGGTGCTGGCGCACGGCTGGATGAAGAACAAGTGAAAGCGCTGTATCACCTTGTATCTAAAAGTGTCGCTGATCTTCCTATGGAAAATATCGTCATCACAGACCAATACTTTAATTATTATGATTTAAACTCAGTGAACTCTACTTCTTCAGCTTCAAAATATGAAGAGCAAAGAAAAATTAAACAGGATGTAGAAAGAGACCTTCAGCGCAGAGTGCAGCAAATGCTGGCTACGATCATGGGCCAGGGGAAAGTGGTAGCGACTGTTACGACTGATATTGATTTTACTGAAGAGAAACGAGAAGAAACCTTAATAGAGCCTTTTGATAAAGAAAACATGAAAGGCATTGAAATAAGTGTTGAACGCATTCGTGAAACATTCACCGGCGAGGGTGCGGCTGCCGGGGGTGTATCCGGAACAGGTGATCAGGAAGTGCCAACATACCCTGGGTCAGCTGGTGGATCTAACGGAGATTACGAAAAAGTAGAAGAACGTATCAATAATGAAGTAAATAAGATTCGTAAAGAAATTGTGGAGAGTCCATATCAGATTCGCGATTTAGGAATTCAAGTAATGGTCGAACCTCCTAATCCGGAACAACCCGATTCATTGCCGCAAGAAAGATTAGATGATATTGAACAGATTTTGAGTGCGATCGTTAGAACAAGTATTTCAAAAGATATTAACAGCGAGCTTACAGAAGAGCAGATTCAACAGAAAATCTTTGTTTCTGCACAGCCATTTAATGGCAAGCAAGACATGGAGACTGCAAAAGCTGGCATTCCACTATGGATCTATATTACAGGCGGTATCCTTCTGATTGTTATTATTCTATTAATCTTCTTACTGACGCGAAAAAGAAGAGCGGAACAAGATAAAGGAACGATAGAAGAGTACGAGATGGAAGAACAGCAGACATATTATGTGCCTGATGTGAATAAGGAGCAGGGCTCAGAAGGCACAGTGCGCAAAGAACAGCTGGAAAGAATGGCTAAAGAAAAACCAGAAGAGTTTGCAAAACTAGTACGAACGTGGTTGTCAGAGGAATAG
- the fliG gene encoding flagellar motor switch protein FliG, with translation MAKGVKELSGKEKAAILVISLGPDVAAQVYKHLSEEEIERLTLQISQVRKVDSTLKEEIITQFHQLALAQDYITQGGIGYAKTVLEKAVGKDEAMQIINRLTSTLQVRPFDFARKADPGQILNFIQNEHPQTIALILAYLDSSQAGQILSELPQEMQADVAKRIALMDRTSPEVINEVEQILERKLSATVTQDFTQAGGVEAVVEVLNGVDRSTERTILDALEIQDPELAEEIKKRMFVFEDIVTLDNRAIQRVIREVQNEDLLLALRASSEEVKEVMFKNMSQRMAENFKEEMEFMGPVRLRDVEEAQSRIVGTIRRLEEAGELVIARGGGDDVIV, from the coding sequence ATGGCAAAAGGTGTAAAAGAGCTGTCAGGAAAAGAGAAAGCAGCGATCCTCGTTATCTCTTTAGGTCCTGATGTAGCAGCTCAAGTGTACAAGCATTTGAGCGAAGAAGAAATTGAAAGATTGACTCTCCAAATCTCTCAAGTTAGAAAAGTAGATTCAACCTTAAAAGAAGAGATTATCACTCAGTTTCACCAATTGGCGCTTGCTCAAGACTATATTACTCAAGGCGGTATTGGGTACGCCAAAACGGTTCTGGAAAAAGCAGTCGGCAAGGATGAAGCGATGCAGATTATCAACAGGCTTACCTCCACACTGCAAGTTAGACCGTTCGACTTTGCGCGTAAGGCTGACCCTGGGCAGATTCTTAATTTTATACAAAATGAGCATCCGCAGACGATTGCACTTATATTAGCTTACTTAGATTCATCCCAGGCAGGGCAGATCTTGTCTGAATTGCCGCAGGAAATGCAGGCTGATGTTGCAAAAAGAATTGCATTGATGGACAGGACTTCACCTGAAGTGATCAATGAAGTTGAACAGATTTTGGAGAGAAAGCTGTCAGCTACAGTAACTCAAGACTTTACTCAGGCAGGCGGTGTAGAAGCTGTCGTTGAAGTGCTCAATGGTGTTGACCGCAGTACAGAAAGAACGATACTTGATGCATTAGAGATTCAAGATCCTGAACTTGCAGAAGAAATTAAGAAGAGAATGTTTGTGTTTGAAGACATTGTCACCCTTGATAATCGTGCGATTCAGCGCGTAATACGAGAAGTACAGAATGAAGACTTGCTTCTCGCTCTGCGTGCATCTAGTGAAGAAGTGAAAGAAGTTATGTTTAAAAACATGTCACAGCGTATGGCTGAGAACTTTAAAGAAGAGATGGAATTCATGGGTCCTGTACGTCTGCGTGACGTCGAGGAAGCTCAATCGAGAATTGTTGGAACGATCCGCAGACTTGAAGAAGCAGGAGAACTGGTCATCGCTAGAGGCGGAGGAGATGATGTGATTGTCTAA
- the fliH gene encoding flagellar assembly protein FliH, whose translation MSKVIKSFNNRTADNKENETDVVIGIQPVSIFTAPSSGLFEEDDEAKIQRLKKEAAELLEEAESEAARIKADAEMFLQETQQRLAAEEQEWRLKMEQELEMTKQEGYETGFQNGLNQGLENWRNQLDEVKRFIEKTKQDYYQVLSEAEPQMILLAIKAAEKIIGQKLEESPETWVSIVKQLVKEAREFEEVKLYVPIDWFDLTVQHREELKNMLQSTASLFIYPDESLKENGAVIEFPFGKIDATLDVQLKEIRDKLLEQIEVTENER comes from the coding sequence TTGTCTAAGGTAATAAAATCTTTTAACAATCGCACGGCTGACAATAAAGAGAACGAAACTGATGTCGTAATCGGAATTCAGCCTGTTTCCATATTTACTGCTCCATCGAGCGGTCTTTTTGAAGAAGATGATGAAGCCAAGATTCAGCGATTAAAAAAAGAGGCAGCTGAGCTCCTTGAAGAAGCAGAGAGCGAAGCAGCCAGAATAAAAGCAGATGCTGAAATGTTTCTTCAGGAGACACAACAAAGACTTGCTGCAGAAGAACAAGAGTGGCGCTTAAAGATGGAACAGGAACTTGAGATGACGAAACAAGAAGGCTATGAAACTGGTTTTCAGAATGGTTTAAATCAAGGGCTTGAAAATTGGAGAAATCAACTGGACGAAGTAAAGCGTTTTATTGAAAAGACGAAGCAAGACTATTATCAAGTTTTAAGTGAAGCAGAACCGCAGATGATTTTATTAGCCATTAAAGCAGCAGAGAAAATTATCGGACAGAAGCTCGAGGAATCACCTGAAACGTGGGTATCGATCGTGAAGCAGCTTGTTAAAGAAGCGCGTGAGTTTGAAGAGGTAAAATTATATGTTCCAATCGATTGGTTCGATTTGACCGTCCAGCATCGTGAAGAATTGAAAAATATGCTTCAATCTACTGCATCTCTTTTCATCTATCCTGATGAATCTTTAAAAGAAAATGGAGCTGTTATAGAATTTCCGTTTGGAAAAATTGATGCCACTCTCGATGTTCAGCTAAAAGAAATAAGAGATAAGCTGCTGGAACAAATTGAGGTGACAGAAAATGAACGTTGA
- the fliI gene encoding flagellar protein export ATPase FliI, with protein sequence MNVDHLLDSLQSIDSFKRYGKVIRVIGLMIESKGPKTSIGDVCYIHTANGRKQKIKAEVVGFQEENVLLMPFTYVKDISVGSLVEATDRPLEIKVGQSLIGKVLDGMGVPLDGAALPKGLFRYPTENEPPNPMERPRIHESIQLGIRSIDSLLTVGKGQRVGIFAGSGVGKSTLLGMVARNSTADLNVIALIGERGREVLDFIERDLGEEGLKRSVVIVATSDQPALMRIKGAQTATAIAEYFRDQGKNVMLMMDSVTRVAMAQREIGLAVGEPPTTKGYTPSVFAVLPKLLERSGTNRKGTITAFYTVLVDGDDFNEPISDTVRGILDGHFILDRNLANKGQFPAVNILKSISRVMNDIVSNEHRQAADRFRELLSSYVDAEDLISIGAYKRGSSKSVDEAIQIYPNILAFLKQQVDEDISFDEAVGRLLMEFGKDDL encoded by the coding sequence ATGAACGTTGATCACCTGCTGGATTCATTGCAATCGATAGATTCTTTTAAAAGATACGGAAAAGTGATTCGTGTCATCGGTCTGATGATTGAATCTAAAGGACCGAAAACTTCCATTGGTGATGTTTGTTATATTCATACGGCCAATGGCAGAAAACAAAAAATAAAAGCAGAAGTAGTCGGATTTCAAGAAGAGAATGTGCTCTTAATGCCTTTTACATACGTGAAGGATATAAGCGTCGGCTCTCTTGTTGAGGCAACAGACAGGCCGCTTGAAATTAAAGTGGGACAATCATTAATTGGCAAAGTTTTAGACGGGATGGGTGTTCCGCTCGATGGAGCAGCTCTGCCAAAAGGGTTATTCCGGTATCCTACAGAAAATGAGCCGCCTAATCCGATGGAACGTCCTAGAATTCATGAGAGCATTCAGTTAGGTATACGTTCCATTGACAGTCTTTTAACAGTAGGTAAAGGACAGCGTGTAGGAATCTTTGCTGGAAGCGGTGTAGGAAAAAGTACATTGCTTGGTATGGTGGCGAGAAATTCGACAGCTGATCTAAACGTTATAGCGCTTATAGGAGAACGTGGCCGTGAAGTCCTGGATTTTATTGAAAGAGATCTTGGCGAGGAAGGGTTGAAACGATCCGTCGTAATCGTAGCTACTTCTGATCAGCCAGCGTTAATGCGTATAAAAGGTGCTCAGACAGCTACTGCAATTGCTGAATACTTCAGAGACCAAGGGAAGAATGTCATGCTCATGATGGATTCGGTAACACGTGTAGCCATGGCGCAGCGGGAAATCGGGCTGGCAGTAGGTGAGCCTCCGACAACAAAAGGCTACACACCAAGCGTATTCGCTGTCCTTCCTAAGCTGTTAGAGCGTTCCGGCACAAATAGAAAAGGAACGATTACAGCTTTTTATACGGTGCTTGTAGATGGAGATGACTTTAACGAACCGATTTCTGATACGGTCCGCGGGATATTGGATGGACACTTTATCTTAGACCGGAACCTTGCAAATAAAGGCCAATTTCCGGCTGTGAATATTTTAAAAAGCATCAGCCGTGTTATGAATGACATCGTCTCAAATGAACATCGGCAGGCTGCAGACCGGTTTAGAGAATTGCTCTCATCTTATGTTGATGCAGAAGATCTAATCAGCATTGGAGCATACAAGAGAGGTTCTTCTAAATCGGTAGATGAAGCCATTCAGATCTACCCAAACATTTTAGCTTTTTTAAAACAGCAGGTCGATGAAGATATAAGTTTTGACGAAGCCGTTGGACGGCTGCTTATGGAATTTGGAAAGGATGATCTGTAA
- the fliJ gene encoding flagellar export protein FliJ translates to MSFQFSMEKVLTVKQKEKESIELELGEAVQAFESIAEEIYSLLKRKEDIENLSNQQFQQRIVVNDLQNTQRFLLSMSNKIKELQPVLQRARERMQVIQQKLLQQTIEVKKYEKLKEKQIHAYEMELTLYENKQNDEFSVLRYAKS, encoded by the coding sequence ATGTCGTTTCAATTTTCAATGGAGAAAGTTCTTACAGTTAAACAAAAAGAAAAAGAATCCATTGAACTTGAGCTTGGTGAAGCTGTTCAGGCATTCGAGAGTATTGCAGAAGAAATTTACAGTCTATTAAAACGGAAAGAAGATATTGAAAATCTTTCAAATCAGCAATTTCAGCAAAGAATCGTCGTCAATGATCTTCAAAATACACAGCGATTTCTTCTATCCATGTCCAATAAGATTAAAGAATTGCAGCCAGTTCTGCAAAGGGCCAGAGAAAGAATGCAGGTTATCCAGCAAAAACTGCTTCAGCAGACAATCGAAGTGAAAAAGTATGAAAAGTTAAAAGAAAAACAAATTCATGCCTATGAAATGGAACTGACTTTGTATGAAAACAAACAGAATGATGAATTCTCCGTATTGCGTTATGCGAAGTCGTGA